A genome region from Cucumis sativus cultivar 9930 chromosome 4, Cucumber_9930_V3, whole genome shotgun sequence includes the following:
- the LOC101219250 gene encoding pentatricopeptide repeat-containing protein At5g42450, mitochondrial, with amino-acid sequence MKPITIWRKPLTSSCTQLTKLKPDGNAAVGTPPLPFQATSFSGGQLDARQLYDKMPHLNVVSATTAIGRCARQHQHEEALSLFSAMLVLNLRPNEFTFGTVIQSPKALGDIHIGKQLHVCAIKTGLHSNVFVGSALLDLYVKVGVIEEAQRAFEDIKMPNVVSYTSLISGYLKIERIRDALRVFDEMPERNVVSWNSMIGGFSQKGHNEDAVHLFIDMLREGILPTQSTFPCAICAAANIASIGIGRSFHACAVKFFGKLDVFVSNSLISFYAKCGSMEDSLLVFNKLLDERNVVSWNAVLSGFAQNGRGKEAIDFYQRMILAGCKPNAVTFLSLLWACNHAGLVDEGYSYFNQARLDNPNLLKAEHYACMVDLLSRSGQFKRAEEFIHDLPFDPGIGFWKALLGGCQIHSNVELGELAAQRILALDPGDVSSYVMMSNAHSAAGKWHSVSILRREMKEKGLKRIPGCSWIEIRSKVHVFVTGDKNHHQKDEIYSALKFFVEHLKEREDFNFLSDS; translated from the coding sequence ATGAAACCCATAACCATATGGAGAAAACCTTTAACTTCATCTTGTACGCAATTGACCAAACTCAAACCCGATGGCAATGCCGCCGTTGGTACTCCACCTCTTCCATTCCAAGCGACCTCATTTTCGGGCGGTCAATTGGATGCCCGCCAACTGTATGACAAAATGCCTCACTTAAATGTGGTTTCAGCAACCACCGCAATTGGGCGCTGCGCAAGGCAGCACCAACACGAAGAGGCATTATCTCTATTTTCTGCAATGTTAGTGTTAAATTTAAGACCCAACGAGTTCACTTTTGGAACTGTGATTCAGTCTCCAAAGGCACTTGGAGACATTCATATTGGTAAGCAACTTCATGTTTGTGCCATAAAAACTGGCCTTCATTCTAATGTGTTTGTTGGTAGTGCGCTTTTAGATTTGTATGTTAAGGTGGGTGTCATTGAGGAAGCGCAAAGAGCTTTTGAAGATATCAAGATGCCAAATGTGGTGTCTTACACTAGTTTAATTTCTGGGTATCTGAAAATTGAGAGGATTCGTGATGCTCTTCgggtgtttgatgaaatgcccgAGCGAAACGTTGTGTCGTGGAATTCAATGATTGGTGGGTTTAGTCAGAAGGGACACAATGAGGATGCTGTGCATTTGTTCATTGATATGCTTAGAGAAGGGATTTTGCCCACTCAATCTACTTTTCCTTGTGCTATATGTGCTGCTGCTAATATTGCATCTATTGGGATAGGGAGGAGTTTTCATGCTTGTGCTGTCAAGTTCTTCGGCAAGCTGGACGTGTTTGTTAGTAATTCGCTTATTAGTTTTTATGCAAAATGTGGGAGTATGGAAGATAGTTTGTTGGTTTTCAATAAATTACTTGATGAAAGAAACGTAGTTTCATGGAATGCTGTACTTTCTGGGTTTGCTCAAAATGGTAGGGGAAAGGAAGCCATAGATTTCTATCAAAGGATGATTCTTGCAGGCTGCAAACCGAATGCTGTGACGTTTCTTAGCTTGTTGTGGGCTTGTAATCATGCTGGCTTGGTTGATGAAGGTTATTCGTACTTCAATCAAGCGAGACTGGATAACCCCAACCTGCTAAAAGCCGAGCATTATGCTTGTATGGTTGATTTGCTTTCACGTTCGGGTCAGTTTAAACGAGCAGAGGAATTTATACATGACCTACCATTCGATCCAGGGATCGGGTTTTGGAAAGCGTTGCTTGGAGGATGCCAAATTCACTCAAATGTGGAACTTGGGGAGCTTGCAGCTCAAAGAATCCTTGCCTTGGATCCAGGTGATGTCTCGTCGTACGTAATGATGTCGAATGCGCATTCTGCAGCCGGGAAGTGGCATAGTGTGTCGATATTAAGGAGGGAAATGAAGGAGAAGGGGTTGAAGAGAATTCCAGGTTGTAGTTGGATTGAAATTAGAAGCAAAGTTCATGTATTTGTTACCGGTGATAAGAATCACCACCAGAAGGATGAAATTTATTCTGCCTTGAAATTCTTTGTTGAACACTTGAAAGAGAGGGAAgatttcaactttctttcaGATTCATAA